AACGCAGGGAAGTTTCCATGCTTCGACACGAGCGTCATAGGCATATCCTGGCATATTTGACCGAGCACGATGCGATGTCTGTGGAAACAGCGGTCCTGCTGCTCAAGACCAGTCCTGCCACTGTGCGACGCGATTTCAATGACTTGGCGCGCCAGCATTTGGCAGTCCGCACCCACGGCGGAATAGGTACGGCAAGGATCTCCACTGGCGACATGGTGCCCTTTTGGTGCCGTGAAGATCAGTACTCGAAAGAGAAGTCCGCGATAGCGAAGGAAACGGCCTCGCTCTTGAAGCCAAATGACATTGTCATGATTGATGGCGGGACTACGACCTTTTACTTGGCCGACCATCTTCCACAATTTCCACTTCGAGTAATTACAAATTCCATACGGTTGGCCGTGGCGATAGATGAGCGGTGGAGCAGCGACCCGGGACCTGAATTATTTCTTACAGGCGGTTATATCTACCCGCAGTCCGGTGTGCTTATCGGTCCTCAGGCGACCGCGTCATTCGCTCGGTACCACGCCGACTGGGCCTTCATGTCCGTAGGGGGCATTTGCTCCAGCGGCATCCATAACACGAACGAGTTCGTCGTTGAAAACCAGCTTGCCATGATCGAGAGAGCCGAACGCGTGATTATCATGGCGGATCATAGCAAGATTGGCTCCATGTCCATGTGCCGTGTCTGTGGATTGGACCGAATTCACACGCTAATCACGGACAGACACCCGTCGACGGTCTTCGCGCTGAAACAACTTGAGAGCGAAGGGCTTCGGATCATCACGGTAGAACCCGGTGCGCTTTCGAGTCGAGCGCGGATAGCAAGAGCAGCGGACAAGTAAAGCGTGCGCTATTGTGCCGCCTTGCATCCTTCCGAATTCGAAAGGGCATCGGATGGGTCCTGTGTAATCTCAAGGAGTGTGATTAATGCCCGAACATCCATATACGAAGCTGCTGGAAGAACTTGATGGTGCCTGCTACGTGCGATTCGACAAGCCGCGCAAGTTGGTCCTCGCGTG
This genomic window from Candidatus Hydrogenedentota bacterium contains:
- a CDS encoding DeoR/GlpR family DNA-binding transcription regulator — encoded protein: MLRHERHRHILAYLTEHDAMSVETAVLLLKTSPATVRRDFNDLARQHLAVRTHGGIGTARISTGDMVPFWCREDQYSKEKSAIAKETASLLKPNDIVMIDGGTTTFYLADHLPQFPLRVITNSIRLAVAIDERWSSDPGPELFLTGGYIYPQSGVLIGPQATASFARYHADWAFMSVGGICSSGIHNTNEFVVENQLAMIERAERVIIMADHSKIGSMSMCRVCGLDRIHTLITDRHPSTVFALKQLESEGLRIITVEPGALSSRARIARAADK